One window of Salegentibacter sp. Hel_I_6 genomic DNA carries:
- a CDS encoding alpha/beta fold hydrolase, producing MNQQQKDQIPVQRLLVPNYIRYTGKVLSKLSPFVASRFAAQLFLTPFKYKLPEREKNMDELSKQFRIKIPKTDREIVIYEFGKSEKKILLVHGWSGRGTQLAKIAEALKEKGYSTVSFDAPAHGKAPGKKSMMLDFIDAVQLLDEKYGPFEAVIGHSLGGMATLRVVKEGLKAKKLVIIGTANSITHITREFARNLKMNRKVADKMKAHFDKKFDIDLDSYSGAVSAREVNIPSLVIHDENDVDVEISSAYDIHEALENSELYITKGLGHRRILGDPEVINKITTFIAV from the coding sequence ATGAATCAACAGCAAAAAGATCAAATCCCGGTACAACGACTTCTTGTACCTAACTATATACGCTATACCGGAAAAGTACTTTCCAAGCTTTCCCCTTTTGTGGCAAGTAGGTTCGCCGCGCAACTCTTCCTTACCCCTTTTAAGTATAAGCTTCCGGAGCGTGAGAAAAATATGGATGAGCTCTCCAAACAGTTTCGCATTAAAATTCCAAAAACCGACAGGGAAATAGTAATTTATGAATTTGGCAAAAGCGAAAAGAAAATTTTGTTGGTTCACGGTTGGAGTGGTCGGGGAACGCAATTAGCTAAAATTGCTGAAGCACTAAAAGAGAAAGGATACAGTACAGTAAGTTTTGACGCTCCTGCCCATGGAAAAGCGCCAGGAAAAAAAAGCATGATGCTTGATTTTATTGATGCTGTACAACTTTTAGATGAAAAATATGGACCATTTGAAGCCGTAATTGGGCATTCGTTAGGTGGGATGGCAACCCTGCGAGTGGTAAAAGAAGGACTAAAGGCAAAGAAACTTGTTATTATAGGCACTGCTAATAGTATTACCCATATTACTCGCGAATTTGCCCGAAACTTAAAAATGAATAGAAAGGTGGCCGATAAGATGAAAGCTCATTTCGATAAGAAATTTGATATTGATTTGGATAGCTATTCCGGGGCGGTTTCAGCCAGGGAGGTGAATATCCCCAGTCTTGTTATCCACGATGAAAATGATGTAGATGTTGAAATTTCTTCGGCATACGATATCCATGAAGCACTGGAAAACAGCGAACTCTACATTACCAAAGGTTTAGGACATCGTCGCATCTTAGGCGACCCTGAAGTAATTAACAAAATCACAACGTTCATCGCGGTATAA
- a CDS encoding M48 family metallopeptidase, giving the protein MKLKKTISVIAVLLLIVSCKTNPFTGERNLNFVSNDQLFPSSFQQYDQFLSQNEVVTGTAEAQMIQRTGNKIETAAERYLNANGYQGFLEDFRWEYNLVKDEAINAFAMPGGKIVFFTGILPVAESETGVAVVMAHEIAHALADHGAQRMSAAQLQQLGAVAGSVAVSGRSQETQQIFAQAYGLGTQVGVMLPFSRSHETEADRIGLTLMAIAGYDPDEASKLWERMAAASNGQAPPEFLSTHPSNQTRINNLQQWAPEAKAEAKKYGVTSFQ; this is encoded by the coding sequence ATGAAACTTAAAAAAACAATTAGTGTGATTGCCGTTTTACTACTTATTGTGAGTTGTAAAACCAATCCTTTTACAGGGGAAAGGAATTTGAATTTCGTTTCAAATGACCAGTTATTTCCTTCGTCTTTTCAGCAATACGACCAGTTTTTATCTCAAAATGAAGTAGTAACCGGTACTGCTGAAGCACAGATGATTCAGCGTACAGGGAATAAAATTGAAACTGCAGCTGAAAGATATTTAAATGCCAACGGTTACCAGGGTTTTTTAGAGGATTTTAGATGGGAGTATAACCTTGTAAAAGATGAAGCAATAAACGCCTTTGCTATGCCCGGTGGAAAAATAGTTTTCTTTACAGGTATTTTACCCGTAGCTGAAAGCGAAACAGGGGTGGCAGTAGTTATGGCTCACGAAATAGCTCACGCATTGGCAGATCATGGCGCGCAAAGAATGAGTGCTGCACAGTTGCAACAACTTGGGGCCGTTGCAGGTTCTGTGGCAGTAAGTGGTAGAAGCCAGGAAACTCAACAAATTTTTGCCCAGGCTTATGGATTAGGTACACAGGTGGGGGTAATGTTACCATTTAGCCGAAGCCACGAAACAGAGGCCGATAGAATTGGCTTAACTTTAATGGCTATTGCCGGTTATGATCCAGATGAAGCTTCTAAACTATGGGAAAGAATGGCTGCTGCCAGTAATGGCCAGGCACCACCAGAGTTTTTAAGTACTCACCCTTCAAATCAAACAAGGATCAATAACTTGCAGCAATGGGCTCCTGAAGCGAAAGCAGAAGCTAAGAAATATGGAGTTACCAGTTTTCAATAA
- a CDS encoding MFS transporter produces MSKLPKGHKKLLHAWAFYDWANSVYSLVIASAIFPIFYGALTIVKDEDGKIIDDTVEFLGFRLNNDSLISYVTASAFLVVSVLSPFLSGIADYVGNKKNFLKFFCYLGAISCIGLFWFNLEYLWFGLLCYFLALVGFWASLVFYNSYLPDIAFQDQQDKVSAQGFSLGYIGSVILLVVCLVMILNYEMFGFESEAFPTRLSFVLTGVWWIGFSQYTYAYLPKGNKKAAFTRNVLFNGFRELRGIWITLKHNIQLKRYLGAFFVYSMAVQTIMLVATYFGIEELEWGDQDATTGLIISILLIQLVAIAGATLTSRLAVKFGNIKILIFINLIWIAICGYAYFIVSPQQFYVAAASVGLVMGGIQSLSRSTYSKMLPKNAIDTASYFSFYDVAEKIGIVIGMFLYGIVAQITGSVRNSILFLVIFFIAGVILLMRVPIKNPISRDRI; encoded by the coding sequence ATGAGTAAACTTCCCAAAGGGCATAAAAAACTTTTACATGCCTGGGCTTTTTATGACTGGGCCAATTCGGTTTATAGTCTGGTAATTGCCTCAGCGATTTTCCCGATTTTTTATGGAGCCTTAACTATTGTAAAAGATGAGGATGGGAAAATTATAGATGATACCGTAGAATTTTTAGGCTTCAGGTTAAATAACGATTCTTTGATAAGTTATGTCACTGCATCAGCTTTTTTGGTAGTTTCAGTTTTGAGTCCTTTTTTATCTGGAATCGCAGATTATGTTGGCAATAAAAAGAATTTCCTGAAATTCTTCTGTTACCTGGGTGCAATTTCTTGTATCGGACTTTTTTGGTTCAACCTTGAATATTTATGGTTTGGTTTATTATGTTATTTCCTGGCCTTAGTTGGGTTTTGGGCGAGTTTGGTTTTTTATAATTCCTATCTTCCAGATATTGCTTTTCAAGATCAGCAGGATAAAGTTAGCGCACAGGGATTTTCACTGGGTTATATTGGGAGTGTAATTCTTCTGGTTGTTTGTCTGGTAATGATCTTAAATTATGAAATGTTTGGTTTTGAAAGTGAAGCTTTTCCTACCCGCTTATCATTTGTTTTAACCGGAGTTTGGTGGATTGGTTTTAGCCAATATACCTATGCTTATTTACCGAAAGGAAATAAAAAAGCCGCTTTTACCAGGAATGTTCTTTTCAACGGATTTAGGGAACTTCGTGGAATATGGATCACGCTAAAGCACAATATTCAATTAAAACGTTACCTGGGAGCTTTTTTTGTTTATAGTATGGCGGTGCAAACCATAATGTTGGTAGCTACTTACTTTGGTATAGAAGAATTAGAATGGGGGGACCAGGATGCTACTACCGGTTTAATAATAAGTATTTTATTAATTCAACTTGTAGCAATTGCAGGAGCAACATTAACATCAAGACTGGCCGTAAAATTTGGGAATATCAAAATCTTGATTTTTATAAACTTAATTTGGATCGCGATATGTGGGTATGCTTATTTTATCGTTAGTCCGCAGCAGTTTTATGTTGCGGCGGCTTCAGTAGGATTGGTGATGGGGGGTATACAATCACTATCCCGTTCTACCTATTCTAAAATGCTTCCTAAAAATGCGATAGACACTGCGAGTTACTTTAGTTTCTACGATGTAGCCGAAAAAATAGGAATTGTAATAGGAATGTTTCTTTATGGTATTGTTGCTCAAATAACCGGAAGCGTAAGAAATTCAATCTTATTTTTGGTAATCTTTTTTATTGCAGGGGTAATTTTATTGATGCGGGTACCCATAAAAAATCCCATCTCTAGAGACAGGATTTAA